A single region of the Fodinicurvata sp. EGI_FJ10296 genome encodes:
- a CDS encoding MerR family DNA-binding transcriptional regulator encodes MRYGSVRVFENGGNVISMTMAKTKVEREDDRPDGRTWSIGDLADEFGLTHRTIRFYEDEGLVTPARKGTTRVYSRADRARVKLICRGKRLGFSIAEIAEFLKLYDSRDRQIGQMRFALERARDRIGALEQQLVDVRQTLSELRDIEQAIVDHLQEQGAADAGRPTGE; translated from the coding sequence ATGCGGTATGGCAGCGTGCGCGTGTTCGAGAACGGGGGAAACGTGATTTCGATGACGATGGCGAAGACCAAAGTCGAACGCGAGGACGACCGGCCCGACGGCCGGACATGGTCGATCGGCGATCTGGCCGACGAATTCGGTCTTACGCATCGCACGATCCGGTTCTACGAGGACGAGGGACTGGTCACACCGGCACGAAAGGGAACCACGCGGGTCTATTCGCGCGCCGATCGCGCCCGGGTCAAACTTATCTGCCGGGGTAAGAGGCTGGGTTTTTCGATCGCCGAGATCGCGGAATTCCTGAAACTCTACGATTCCCGCGACCGGCAGATCGGCCAGATGCGCTTCGCCCTGGAACGGGCCCGCGATCGTATCGGGGCATTGGAGCAGCAGCTTGTCGACGTCCGGCAGACTTTGTCGGAACTGCGGGATATCGAGCAGGCGATCGTCGACCATCTACAGGAACAGGGGGCCGCGGACGCCGGCCGCCCGACAGGAGAGTGA
- a CDS encoding long-chain fatty acid--CoA ligase, which yields MAEMARGESSHVWDRGYPSNVDWRAPIETKPVFQVLDETVRRFPDTTAADFMGKTWTYRQLGEFVDRAAKGFQAIGIGKGTKVGLFLPNTPYFVIAYFAALKAGATVVNFNPLYADREIRHQIDDSGTEVMVTLDLKVLYDKLTPMLTGTTLRKIIVAPMAGILPFPKNWLFPLLKHRDRAHGIPRDDRHVRWKDLVGNDGRFRPVDIDLNDVAVLQYTGGTTGTPKGAMLTHANVSANIHQAALWFDGAEEGGETMMGVLPFFHVFAMTVVMLLSVRIAARIVMMPRFDLVECLKLIQQKRATLFPAVPTIYTAINNHPNVSQYDLTSLRFCISGGAALPVEAKSTFETRTGCKLVEGYGLTESSPIACANPLFGVNKPGSIGLPLPGTEVHIISLEDGRTSMPMGERGEVCLRGPQIMTGYLGREDETASTLVDGLLHTGDVGYLDEDGYTFIVDRIKDLIIAGGYNVYPRTVEEAIYLHPAVSEVVVAGLPDPYRGQTVKAYIKLGEGESLTAEDLKVFLKDKLSPIEMPKQIEFRDELPKTMIGKLNRKALVEEEAAKVSS from the coding sequence ATGGCCGAAATGGCCCGAGGCGAATCGAGCCATGTATGGGACCGGGGATACCCGTCCAACGTCGACTGGCGCGCGCCGATCGAGACCAAGCCCGTGTTTCAGGTGCTGGACGAAACCGTCCGGCGTTTTCCCGATACCACGGCCGCCGATTTCATGGGCAAGACCTGGACCTATCGGCAATTGGGTGAATTCGTCGATCGGGCGGCGAAGGGTTTTCAGGCCATCGGTATCGGCAAGGGAACCAAAGTCGGGCTGTTTCTGCCGAACACGCCCTATTTCGTCATCGCGTATTTTGCGGCGCTGAAAGCCGGCGCTACCGTCGTCAACTTCAATCCGCTCTATGCGGATCGGGAAATCCGCCATCAGATCGATGACAGCGGGACCGAAGTGATGGTCACTCTCGATCTCAAGGTGCTTTACGACAAGCTGACGCCGATGCTGACCGGCACAACCCTGCGGAAGATCATCGTCGCGCCGATGGCCGGCATACTCCCCTTTCCGAAGAACTGGCTGTTTCCGCTGCTGAAACACCGCGACCGGGCGCACGGCATTCCGCGCGACGATCGCCATGTCCGCTGGAAGGATCTGGTCGGCAATGACGGGCGGTTCCGTCCGGTCGACATCGATCTGAACGATGTCGCGGTCCTGCAGTATACCGGCGGAACGACCGGTACGCCCAAGGGGGCGATGCTGACGCATGCCAATGTGTCGGCGAACATTCACCAGGCCGCCTTGTGGTTCGACGGTGCCGAGGAAGGCGGCGAGACGATGATGGGCGTTCTGCCGTTCTTTCACGTATTTGCGATGACCGTGGTCATGCTGCTGTCCGTCCGGATCGCTGCGCGCATCGTCATGATGCCCCGATTCGATCTCGTGGAATGCCTGAAGCTGATCCAGCAGAAGAGGGCGACGCTGTTTCCGGCCGTGCCGACCATTTATACGGCCATCAACAATCACCCCAATGTGTCTCAATACGATCTTACCAGCCTCAGGTTCTGCATTTCCGGCGGCGCGGCGCTGCCGGTCGAGGCCAAATCGACCTTCGAAACCAGGACCGGCTGCAAGCTGGTCGAGGGCTATGGCCTGACGGAAAGCTCGCCGATCGCCTGCGCCAATCCGCTGTTCGGCGTGAACAAGCCCGGTTCCATCGGTCTGCCGCTGCCGGGCACGGAGGTGCACATCATTTCGCTTGAGGACGGCCGCACATCAATGCCGATGGGCGAGCGCGGCGAGGTCTGCCTGCGTGGCCCCCAGATCATGACGGGCTATCTGGGCCGTGAGGACGAGACTGCGAGTACCCTGGTCGATGGCCTGCTTCATACCGGCGATGTCGGCTATCTGGACGAAGACGGCTATACCTTCATCGTCGATCGCATCAAGGATCTGATCATCGCCGGCGGTTACAACGTCTATCCCCGCACCGTGGAAGAGGCGATTTATCTGCATCCGGCAGTATCTGAGGTCGTGGTCGCCGGGTTGCCTGATCCCTATCGCGGTCAGACGGTCAAGGCGTATATCAAGCTTGGCGAGGGGGAGAGCCTGACGGCAGAGGATCTGAAGGTATTCCTGAAGGACAAGCTCTCGCCGATCGAAATGCCCAAACAGATCGAATTCCGCGACGAATTGCCGAAGACGATGATCGGCAAATTGAACCGCAAGGCATTGGTCGAGGAAGAGGCTGCCAAGGTGTCGTCCTGA
- a CDS encoding ABC transporter ATP-binding protein has translation MARLDFSSSPATASIPLVRRLVDEHLRNHLGAIAIATICMIVVAAATAGMAQMMEPIIDDIFTNRREDMLVPVAIGVFAIFFAKGCAAYAQSVLMDHVGRSIIAELQVRMFSSLVRADLTDFHDMASGKLVSRFTHDVQQLYASVSQTMTGMGRDVLTVIALTGVMIYQDWQLALIAAVVFPVALLPVARLARSMRKVAGKTNAHFGVLTSQLSQIFQGIRHVKAYNAEDREAARINAVIWQVANLMQKAARIRAATQPIMEILGGMAIVGVILWGGWQVINDQRSAGSLFAFITALLLAYEPLKRLANLNTVLQHGLAAADRVFRTIDANPAITDRGDARRLATVRGDIALDNVTFGYRGGPPALHDLSIAVPAGSTVALVGPSGAGKSSVLNLIPRFYDAEAGRITLDGTDLRDLELTWLRDQIALVSQDVTLFDDTVRNNIAYSRPDAPLDAVIDAARNAAAHDFIAEMPDGYETMVGEQGVKLSGGQRQRLSIARAMLKDAPILLLDEATSALDTESERLVQDALQRLIKGRTTLVIAHRLSTIVNADRIYVLDEGRVAESGNHEQLINRGGLYARLWSMQTTGQTTGQTTGQTAEQSGDTQPHGQPPQAAQI, from the coding sequence TTGGCACGTCTAGATTTTAGCAGTTCGCCCGCGACGGCATCCATCCCCCTCGTGCGCCGATTGGTGGACGAGCATCTTCGCAATCACCTGGGCGCGATCGCAATCGCCACGATCTGCATGATCGTCGTTGCCGCCGCGACCGCTGGCATGGCGCAGATGATGGAACCTATCATAGACGATATCTTCACCAACCGCCGCGAAGATATGCTCGTGCCGGTGGCCATTGGTGTGTTCGCCATCTTCTTTGCCAAAGGCTGTGCCGCCTATGCTCAATCGGTGCTGATGGATCATGTCGGGCGGTCGATCATAGCGGAACTCCAGGTCCGCATGTTTTCCAGCCTCGTCCGTGCCGACCTGACGGATTTTCACGACATGGCGTCCGGCAAGCTGGTGTCTCGATTCACGCACGACGTCCAGCAACTCTACGCCTCCGTCTCGCAAACGATGACCGGCATGGGCCGGGACGTGCTGACGGTAATCGCCCTCACCGGTGTCATGATCTATCAGGACTGGCAACTGGCGCTCATCGCCGCCGTCGTCTTCCCCGTCGCCCTGCTGCCGGTCGCGCGGCTGGCACGGTCGATGCGCAAGGTGGCCGGCAAAACCAACGCCCATTTCGGCGTCCTGACATCGCAACTGTCGCAGATCTTCCAGGGTATTCGCCACGTCAAGGCCTACAACGCCGAGGATCGCGAGGCCGCCCGCATCAACGCCGTCATCTGGCAAGTCGCCAATCTGATGCAAAAGGCAGCGAGAATCCGGGCCGCAACGCAGCCGATCATGGAAATATTGGGCGGAATGGCCATCGTCGGCGTCATCCTTTGGGGCGGCTGGCAGGTGATCAACGACCAGCGCAGCGCCGGATCGCTCTTCGCCTTTATCACCGCACTGCTGCTGGCCTACGAGCCGCTGAAGCGGCTCGCCAATCTGAATACGGTCCTGCAGCACGGTCTGGCCGCCGCCGACCGCGTCTTTCGAACCATTGACGCCAATCCGGCCATAACCGACCGCGGCGACGCCCGGCGGCTGGCGACGGTCAGGGGCGATATCGCGCTGGACAACGTGACCTTCGGCTATCGCGGCGGCCCTCCGGCCCTGCACGACCTGTCGATCGCCGTACCGGCGGGCAGCACCGTGGCATTGGTCGGACCGTCCGGTGCCGGCAAGTCCTCGGTCCTCAACCTGATTCCGCGGTTCTACGATGCCGAAGCGGGGCGGATCACGCTCGACGGCACCGACCTCCGGGATCTGGAACTGACATGGCTGCGCGATCAGATCGCGCTCGTCAGCCAGGATGTGACGCTGTTCGACGATACGGTCCGCAACAATATCGCCTATAGCCGGCCCGATGCGCCGCTCGATGCCGTCATCGACGCCGCCCGCAACGCCGCGGCCCATGATTTCATCGCCGAAATGCCGGACGGTTACGAAACCATGGTCGGCGAGCAGGGCGTCAAGCTGTCCGGCGGTCAGCGCCAGCGGCTGTCGATCGCCCGGGCGATGCTGAAAGACGCGCCGATCCTGTTGCTGGACGAAGCGACGTCCGCACTGGATACCGAAAGCGAGCGTCTGGTTCAGGACGCGCTGCAACGCCTGATCAAAGGCCGTACCACGCTGGTCATCGCCCACCGGCTATCGACCATCGTCAATGCCGACCGGATCTATGTTCTGGACGAGGGCCGGGTAGCGGAATCCGGCAACCACGAGCAACTCATCAACCGCGGCGGGCTGTACGCGCGGCTTTGGTCGATGCAGACCACGGGGCAGACCACGGGGCAGACCACGGGACAAACGGCGGAACAGTCGGGAGATACCCAACCCCACGGCCAGCCGCCGCAAGCCGCACAAATCTAG
- a CDS encoding helix-turn-helix domain-containing protein gives MERRNAMTIGAVAKATGCNIRTIRYYESVGLLAPPERTAGNQRVYDHGRVERLAFIRRARALGFPLDDIRELLGLSDQPDRPCASIDAVARRHADAVATRIEQLSRLKAELDRMVAHCAGGRVADCRIVRMLAAEDSTGADPTDALSEEEPDGFVPERA, from the coding sequence ATGGAGCGGCGGAACGCCATGACCATCGGCGCGGTGGCCAAGGCCACCGGGTGCAATATACGCACGATCCGATACTATGAATCGGTGGGTCTGCTGGCGCCGCCGGAGCGGACGGCAGGCAACCAGCGCGTCTACGATCATGGCCGGGTCGAGCGGCTGGCGTTCATCCGACGGGCGCGCGCCCTGGGGTTTCCGCTGGACGATATCCGCGAATTGCTGGGTCTTTCCGATCAGCCGGACCGGCCCTGCGCATCGATCGATGCCGTCGCGCGGCGCCATGCCGACGCGGTCGCCACGCGGATCGAGCAACTCAGCCGCCTGAAAGCCGAACTGGACCGAATGGTCGCCCACTGCGCGGGCGGCCGCGTGGCCGATTGCCGCATCGTCCGGATGCTGGCTGCTGAGGACTCAACCGGCGCGGACCCGACTGACGCATTGTCGGAAGAGGAGCCGGACGGTTTCGTTCCCGAACGGGCCTAG
- a CDS encoding SO_0444 family Cu/Zn efflux transporter has protein sequence MTMVTTFLQTFLDLALATAPWLLLGLVLAGLIRAWLPQSTVARHIGTNSMGSVLRASVIGLPLPLCSCGAIPVALELHRRGAGRGPSASFLVATPGIGPDAFILTSVLLGPAMAIARLVGAFVTAVAVGAALLGNRETAVASTGPAACGSCCGAHGRSAADTGEHGPDNRRTPALFAGLRDAVTDFMDDVGLAVVLGLVVAAAIMSLLPPESLAALGGGVAAMLLMAVIGIPMYICAAAATPIAAALVVGGMTPGTALVFLIAGPVTSLATLAALRAAFGTADVIRYVAAIAVTSIAVGLVVDLLIGMTGFQVTALTGAAAEIIPAPVAWLSLAIIAGLLLRPAADRLKTLVAYTGRLTGDAG, from the coding sequence ATGACCATGGTAACGACTTTCCTGCAAACATTCCTCGATCTGGCGCTGGCGACGGCGCCATGGCTGCTGCTGGGTCTGGTGCTGGCTGGCCTGATCCGCGCGTGGCTTCCCCAGTCGACGGTGGCGCGCCATATCGGCACCAACAGCATGGGTTCAGTGCTGCGCGCGTCGGTTATCGGGTTGCCGCTTCCGCTGTGCTCGTGCGGCGCCATACCGGTTGCGCTGGAACTGCATCGGCGCGGGGCCGGACGCGGTCCTTCAGCGTCATTTCTGGTTGCCACGCCGGGCATCGGGCCCGACGCCTTTATCCTGACCTCGGTCCTTTTAGGGCCGGCAATGGCAATCGCCCGCCTCGTCGGCGCGTTCGTGACGGCTGTCGCCGTCGGCGCGGCACTGCTCGGAAACCGGGAGACGGCTGTGGCCAGCACCGGTCCCGCCGCCTGCGGGTCCTGCTGCGGAGCGCACGGCAGATCAGCGGCCGACACCGGTGAACACGGCCCGGACAACCGTCGCACGCCCGCCCTGTTCGCCGGTCTGCGCGACGCGGTAACCGATTTCATGGACGATGTAGGCCTGGCCGTGGTCCTGGGACTGGTGGTGGCGGCGGCCATCATGTCGCTGTTACCGCCGGAAAGTCTGGCCGCACTTGGCGGGGGCGTCGCTGCGATGCTGCTTATGGCGGTGATCGGCATCCCGATGTACATATGCGCAGCTGCGGCAACGCCGATCGCCGCCGCTTTGGTGGTGGGCGGCATGACGCCGGGCACGGCACTCGTCTTCCTGATCGCCGGACCTGTGACGAGCCTCGCCACACTCGCAGCCCTGCGAGCAGCGTTCGGGACGGCCGACGTCATTCGCTATGTCGCCGCTATTGCCGTGACCTCGATTGCGGTCGGGCTGGTGGTCGATCTGCTGATCGGCATGACCGGCTTTCAGGTCACGGCACTGACCGGCGCGGCGGCCGAGATCATCCCCGCCCCCGTCGCCTGGCTATCGCTGGCCATTATTGCGGGCCTGCTCCTGCGCCCGGCCGCCGACCGGCTGAAAACATTGGTGGCCTATACGGGGCGCCTGACCGGCGATGCCGGCTGA
- a CDS encoding aminotransferase: MKQGNAVLSGLGTTVFESMSRLAAEHRAVNLGQGFPDDKGPEDMLRIAADAVVDGWNQYPSMMGVPELRQAVARHENRFYGLDVDWQREVMVTSGATEALAGALLALIEPGDEVILFQPMYDAYAPLVRRAGGVPRYVTLTPPDWRLDIAAVKAAVGPATKAILFNNPLNPAARVFGEPELRDLADLVVVNDLFAICDEVYEHIVFDGRRHIPLITLPGMRERTIKIGSAGKTFSLTGWKVGYITAAPELLSILAKAHQYLTFTTPPGLQTAVAHGLEKDDGYFDGLAQEMQRRRDRLTEGLRRTGFTVLPCEGTYFVNIDLSDAASVDDVTYCRRMTEEAGVTSIPVSAFCPENPVTTVARFCFAKQDRVLDEAVDRLARWRDSMG, encoded by the coding sequence GTGAAGCAGGGTAACGCCGTGCTGTCGGGGCTGGGCACGACGGTATTCGAATCGATGTCTCGGCTGGCAGCCGAGCATCGTGCCGTCAATCTCGGCCAGGGTTTCCCCGACGACAAGGGTCCCGAGGACATGCTCCGCATCGCCGCCGATGCGGTCGTTGACGGCTGGAACCAGTATCCATCCATGATGGGCGTGCCCGAATTGCGCCAGGCCGTCGCCCGGCACGAGAATCGCTTCTACGGTCTCGATGTCGATTGGCAGCGCGAGGTCATGGTCACATCCGGCGCGACCGAGGCACTGGCCGGCGCGCTTCTCGCGCTGATCGAGCCCGGCGACGAGGTCATCCTGTTTCAGCCCATGTATGACGCCTATGCCCCGCTGGTTCGCCGGGCGGGCGGCGTACCCCGCTACGTGACGCTGACCCCGCCGGACTGGCGCCTGGATATTGCGGCGGTGAAGGCAGCGGTCGGGCCGGCGACCAAGGCAATTCTGTTCAACAACCCGCTCAATCCGGCGGCACGGGTGTTCGGCGAGCCGGAACTGCGCGATCTGGCAGACCTCGTGGTCGTGAACGATCTTTTCGCCATCTGCGATGAGGTCTACGAGCATATCGTCTTCGACGGCCGCCGCCATATACCGTTGATTACGCTACCGGGCATGCGCGAGCGAACCATCAAGATCGGCTCGGCCGGCAAGACATTCTCGCTGACCGGCTGGAAGGTCGGCTATATTACGGCGGCCCCGGAGCTGCTTTCGATTCTCGCCAAGGCGCACCAGTACCTGACATTTACGACGCCGCCCGGTTTGCAGACAGCCGTGGCGCACGGGCTCGAAAAGGACGATGGCTATTTCGATGGCCTTGCCCAAGAGATGCAGCGTCGCCGGGACCGGCTGACCGAGGGATTGCGCCGGACCGGTTTCACGGTTCTTCCGTGCGAGGGTACCTATTTCGTCAACATCGATCTGTCGGATGCCGCCAGCGTCGACGATGTAACCTATTGCCGCCGAATGACCGAAGAAGCCGGCGTCACCTCCATCCCCGTCAGTGCCTTCTGCCCGGAAAACCCGGTGACGACGGTCGCACGCTTCTGCTTTGCCAAGCAGGATCGGGTTCTGGACGAGGCGGTCGACCGGCTGGCCCGATGGCGCGACAGCATGGGCTGA
- a CDS encoding M48 family metalloprotease, which yields MTSGDRSHYAIQREARRRSSLFVGVFLLATAIIAAIVGMLAGALLSPGLQTAFDTGDPGRIAASIDWEIVLLAGLAVAAVIGGTAIFQIIRLGTDGATVAKALGATEVTGEHSNFMIRRYVNIVEETALAAALPVPRIFVLKGEKGINAFAAGAEPSKAAVAVTHGALSSLNRAELSGVVAHEMAHIRSRDTALNVRLMGLVHGLVALYIIGRIALRGGMVGGAGRHRRSGNNKGAGAILAIGLALLILGGLGMLFGRMMQAAVSRQREYLADATAVSFTGHPEGLANALKKIGALGKSGAIASPKAEEARHMMFSNASARLSGGMMSTHPPLLDRIRALDPSFDPATDPVWNGRQKDMVREARTEAASDAGGPWGLARGGSASQS from the coding sequence ATGACCTCAGGCGATCGCAGCCACTATGCGATCCAGCGCGAGGCGCGTCGCCGCAGCAGTCTTTTTGTCGGTGTTTTCTTGCTGGCGACCGCCATAATCGCCGCCATTGTCGGCATGCTGGCGGGCGCGTTGCTCAGCCCGGGGCTGCAAACGGCGTTCGATACCGGTGATCCCGGCCGGATTGCGGCGTCGATCGACTGGGAGATCGTCCTTCTGGCCGGACTGGCGGTGGCGGCTGTCATTGGTGGTACGGCAATTTTTCAGATCATTCGGCTGGGGACGGACGGCGCGACCGTCGCCAAGGCGCTGGGCGCGACCGAAGTGACCGGCGAACATTCGAACTTCATGATCCGGCGCTATGTGAATATCGTGGAGGAAACAGCACTGGCGGCGGCGTTGCCGGTGCCGCGCATCTTTGTTCTGAAGGGCGAAAAAGGCATCAATGCATTCGCGGCAGGGGCAGAGCCGTCGAAGGCGGCCGTGGCTGTGACGCACGGGGCGCTGTCCAGCCTGAACCGGGCGGAACTTTCAGGAGTCGTTGCGCACGAAATGGCTCATATCCGCAGCCGCGACACCGCGTTGAACGTTCGGCTGATGGGGCTGGTTCACGGTCTCGTCGCCCTTTACATCATCGGCCGTATCGCCTTGCGCGGCGGTATGGTCGGCGGGGCCGGCCGCCACCGCCGATCGGGCAACAACAAGGGAGCGGGCGCTATTCTGGCCATCGGCCTGGCGCTGCTGATCCTGGGCGGTCTCGGAATGCTCTTCGGGCGCATGATGCAGGCGGCCGTATCGCGCCAGCGCGAATATCTGGCCGACGCGACGGCGGTCTCATTCACCGGCCATCCCGAGGGTCTGGCGAACGCGCTGAAGAAAATCGGCGCCTTGGGCAAAAGCGGCGCCATTGCGTCGCCCAAGGCCGAGGAAGCCCGCCACATGATGTTCAGCAACGCATCAGCGCGGCTCAGCGGTGGCATGATGTCGACACATCCACCGTTGCTGGACCGCATCCGGGCGCTCGACCCGTCGTTTGACCCGGCCACCGACCCGGTCTGGAATGGCCGCCAGAAGGACATGGTGCGTGAAGCCAGGACCGAAGCGGCCAGTGATGCGGGCGGACCGTGGGGCCTTGCCCGAGGAGGATCGGCCAGCCAGTCATAG
- a CDS encoding LemA family protein: MELLIILVIVVAVAGYGVVLYNRLVTLRNTYRNAYKQIDVALKQRHDMIPALVETVKGYAAHEKETLNAVIEARNSAENLRAQASQSAQSSGQSPDGETIAKLSQAEGTLGSALGRLFALSEAYPDLKADQTFLNLMEEISTMEQRVAASRRGYNNTVLEYNNTVQTVPSNFIANMFAFKTAQELEFEDRDAIQQMPKVSFT, translated from the coding sequence GTGGAACTGCTGATTATTCTGGTGATCGTTGTTGCGGTCGCCGGGTATGGCGTCGTGCTCTACAACCGACTGGTGACGCTCCGGAACACCTATCGCAATGCCTACAAGCAGATCGATGTTGCCCTCAAGCAACGCCACGACATGATCCCGGCATTGGTGGAAACGGTCAAAGGCTATGCCGCGCACGAGAAAGAGACTCTCAATGCGGTGATCGAGGCGCGCAACAGCGCCGAGAACCTCCGCGCCCAGGCATCTCAGTCGGCCCAGTCGTCCGGTCAGAGTCCTGACGGCGAGACCATCGCAAAGCTCAGCCAGGCCGAAGGAACACTGGGCTCCGCACTCGGTCGTTTGTTTGCCTTGTCCGAAGCCTATCCCGACCTCAAAGCCGATCAGACATTCCTCAATCTGATGGAAGAGATTTCGACGATGGAGCAGCGGGTCGCGGCGTCCCGGCGCGGCTATAACAACACGGTTCTGGAATACAACAATACTGTGCAGACCGTGCCCAGCAATTTCATCGCCAACATGTTCGCGTTCAAGACGGCGCAGGAACTGGAATTCGAAGACCGTGACGCGATCCAGCAGATGCCCAAGGTCAGCTTTACATGA
- a CDS encoding (2Fe-2S)-binding protein, producing the protein MVAFMLNGTDVDVDVPNESPLLYVLNFDLNDIGPKYGCGRSQCGSCTVLIDGDPVRSCDVSVSAAAGRSVTSLRGLREADGSPGPLQRAFIEEQAAQCGFCTSGAMLQAQALLDRNPNPSESEVRSGLNEILCRCGTHNRIIRAVLRAAEEA; encoded by the coding sequence GTGGTAGCTTTCATGCTCAATGGTACGGACGTCGATGTCGACGTTCCGAATGAATCGCCATTACTTTACGTCCTCAATTTCGATCTGAATGATATTGGGCCGAAATACGGCTGTGGCCGATCGCAATGCGGGTCCTGTACCGTTCTGATCGACGGCGATCCGGTCCGGTCCTGCGACGTATCGGTATCGGCCGCTGCGGGACGCAGCGTGACCAGCCTGCGCGGCCTGCGCGAGGCCGACGGCTCACCCGGTCCGCTGCAACGGGCGTTCATCGAGGAACAGGCCGCGCAATGCGGCTTCTGCACGTCTGGAGCGATGCTCCAGGCCCAGGCGCTCCTCGATCGCAACCCCAATCCAAGCGAGTCCGAAGTCAGGTCCGGCCTGAACGAGATCCTGTGCCGTTGCGGAACCCACAACCGGATCATCCGCGCCGTTCTGCGCGCGGCAGAGGAGGCGTGA